CTATTTCGCTGGTGACATCCAGCAACATGCAAACGAAGAACAGCTTTCGAGAGCAAAAACTAAAATTTCACTATTCTATATGATTGGTCTGTAAACACACTCATGGATACaagaaaaaatgcatgaaaatgaaCTGTCAGCATTCTTACTGAGTGTGATTCCTACATTGATGGctctttttcttatttcttcAGCTGTGTTGAGATGTGCAGTCTTTTGATAACATAAGAATGACAGCACTTGGAATGTGCATGAGCATAAATGACACAGTATAAACACTAGCTGAATGCAGCGACAAAGTCACTTGCAGCCTTAGCGGGACTGCATTAATGGCCCTGTTGTCTAACCTTTGTCCAGCCAGTATTTGACATCTTGTTGTCTTGTGTACACAAGGTCTCGTGCATCCCTGCAGACATTATGAATATGAGTACTGAGGTGCCAGGAACGACTCATGTTGAGCACCGCGTTCATAGTGAACTCTTCCACACCACGTCTCTCCTCCGCACTTCGCACCACATGAGGGTTTTTCTGTTGGGTTCAAATAAGAAACTTCAGAACACCTCAGGGTATAAAGTTAGTGCTAAGAAATTAAGACACATAACACAGAAAATACTGACAATACACCATCAGTGATTCAATAATTCTCATCTTGCTGATTATGAATACATAACATACATGTGTAAGTCTTAgaaatactgtatactgtacaagTTTGAATTTGACATTAGGGTGAATAAAAGACAAATTTGATGACCAGCATGAAAGTTAGCCTAAGCTGTTCATTTAAGCAGGGTGCCACAGATGGTGTtgtaaaattctttaaaaatggACCTGTCTGAGTCGAGCCATGGCCTCACTGGGGATGAGCTCTCCATTATCCAAATGTGAGATGAAGCAGAGGGCCTGGTACTGAGATTGGCCCTTCTCTGGCTCCCCAAGCACCAGTGCACGAAAAATCTTTACATGCTattagaaggaaaaaaagaggaagaagaaaacgTGTGCTTAGACACACAGTCATAACCTACATTTTAATCCATGAATTAGGGGATTGTATTACCAGGATATTTTTCCGATGAAATTACAGGACATGCAAATTAGAAGAACAAGTTTACATTTACAGACATTTattattttccagtaaaaatatttaatcctTAAACAATAGGGATTTACTTGGAATTCACAGAGAGGCTAAACTGCAAAAGAtgagaatctaaaaaaaaaatctctttttatAAACTTTTGTATAAACCTCAGCAAATGTTGTTAGATGTAATAAAGTTTTTTAGGCTGTCAAACATTTCTTCACTGTTTATTCACTTggtcttttattgaaaatattcctaaaaacatttgcaaaaatatttactttataatactgtatatatgtgccACAATGCCTTGCAAGCCTTCATGTAATACTTTGTACAACCTCCCTCTGCCCGAACAACAGCTTCACAAAGAGGTTTTGGTGgaacaaatatttatttcatttaattcactTGCATTTTTTCCCATAATTTTACTTCAATCAAAGGTAAGAGtctattgaatatttaaataaaacactaatatctatctatctatctatatgtaccAATAtagatataatgtaatataaaagagtaaaataataaacagtgaaaatatgTTTATAGCCTGTTCTAATCCTATTTACCAAGAGTTGTAATATTATAAGAGGGTGCTGAAAAAAAAGGATTTACCTTAGAAGTAAATTTGCATTAGATAGAACCTATTTTTAAAGCCTTTATTTTGTGAACACTATTAAAATACAGTGGCTCCAGCTTTTCAGAGCACATGCAATGCAACTCGATCGTAAATTCTTACCACACTCTGAGCATCAGCTGATCCACTAACTTACCCAGAGCAAAGCATGCTAACTGTTCCCATATGCACATATAACCAAGAGTACAGCCTCTCTTTCATGACAACAATACTGCTTTTCTTTGCCTCCGTCCTAGTGGTAACTGCACAACTGTATTCATACTGAATatgactggagttgtgtgaacATCAGCTAGGGAACAGgctctttttcttaaaaaaaaaaaaaaaaaaactagaagaaTATTTGTTTTGGAAAGGTCTTGTAGATTTTGTTACACAGAGTGAGGAATTGAGCTACTGTTATACTGCCGATTATTTTAATTTTCCGTGGACAAAGCAAATCTCCCTGCTCCCCTGAAATGTGATTTCGACTGTAGGGAGACCCCACTGCACTGAAAAGTGATTTTAATGTTATTACACTATGCTAACAataacttgtattgaacccaaAACCTTCTTTTAAATTCATCCATATCATGTGCTTTAACGTTTCGGGGTAATCAGTGTgaaataacacaaacaaaaaaatggacaAATGAATTTAATTGCAATGTTGTTGTTACGTGCGTCTCACGTACGCCCCGGCCCAGAGTCCTCAAATAATTAGTAGTGCTCATTTCTTAATTCTTTTGTCTTCAGATTCTGATTGGTCGAGCTGGGGAAACAAGGCTATAAAATGGATGTAGGCGGACCCTTTCAGGCGCTCGCTGCCAGCCACAGACTTCTCCATTACCACATCGTCTCCTGCTcctattttgttgttattttggagTAGGGAGCCCCAGCCTGTTtcttttagtttagttatttccTTATTATGTTGCTGGGCTCCCTATCTCATGATTGGTTACTTTTGTGAgtattttgtgttaaaataaatgattattttgggaTACTCCAGCTGTGTCCATCTATTATGTTATGCGTCCCTTTAAACTCCTAGACCTTTGTAGGGACCTTAACAgttgtataatatataatcatgGAGTCTATGATATTCCCTGGCCTGTGTTTCTTTGGCTGCACTGCATGTTTCCCTTACAGCCCACAGCATGACTTTGGCTGCAAGACTATTTGGCAACTTGCAGCTTGATTTCATCCAACTTTCCATGGATGAAAAGCTATCAGACTAAAATGTGGTCTGGAAGAGATTTCTACATTGGGGAAAAAATGCTGTTTCAGAGTGCTGACAGTTTTTTTGGACAAAATATGATCTTCAGATAGTAATTTACATCAacactagtctcagcctcagacatcacgcCCACAGACCGCTGGCTGAACGTCTGATgtatatgggacacaaaagtggaaacacttcaggagtttcgaagtcgtcatcggattggttgaattctacaggatttcaacgagacgtgtgtgtcgcgttctttaacgttTGGCCTGAAAACAAAGATCCCttggcgccaaaccccctcacgaatgAAGAAAACTTTAGTGTTTACAACTGCAATGAGGAGTACTTATCAGGAGCAACTAAAAGctggattttttaaaaagtatgtgaaatatttaaggtTCGTGCCATGTTATTGTGGCAACATTCCCACGTACCGAAACCTGACGATGAATGAAACAaattgtgattggttgtttgacatgtcggtcaaacggccTCAAGAGTGGGACTTAGCCAATGAAAGATGCCATGAATTCCGGCGCAAGATTACATCAACACAAACTTTTGTATAAATAGATGGTCTAATATTAATTGAACAATGCCACTTTAAAGTTCTCCaaccttttaaaataacattcataAAAAGCTGGAAAAGAATACATGTGTGTAATGTGATTCATAAAAtaagaagagaaaaataaaataataatacttagcCTACAAAAAAAGTATCACTGTACATCCATGTTTTTggaatatgtattttaaaataccatggtacttttcaGAAAAATGCTACGTAATAGCTCTGAGATACCATAGTATTGAAATTCACATATCACAGTATAAGAATACCAACAGTGCTGCATGTCCAACAAACATAAACACTTCACTTTTGCACAATCAAACTTTAAGTTTTGTTGCCacacaataataaagataaagcAGGGCTGCGCAGGAATTTAAAAGTGCGCTCCTCTAATTATTTTCAGTTCACTTGTGGTTGAATTATATTTAGTTGGATTTATACTCACGCGCTTGAAATCAGAGAGGAATGTGATGAGAGTCCCGTCTGTCTGCTTGAACTCAACTGTTATAATGTCCTTCTCACTATCCGCCTCTAAAAGCTCCTCCGTTATTTGACCATCGTTGAGACGAACGAGCACCGTCAACCGTGAGCAAACACTTACCGACAACAGCAGCGCAAACGCGACGAACGCTGTCTGGACTGAAGCCTGTAAAGTGGCTCTCGAGTTCATTACAAAAGACGCCAAGGATGTAAACTCATTTAACACAACAATGGGACATATCGTCAGAGCAAATTACTTAAAACAGGCGACAGAACGGTGGAAAGCGAATGTAAACAACTTTTTTAAAGAGGTAACGTTAGGTTAGTTAACGTTCGATGACTAAATcacataataagaaaaataactgTTACTTGCAGCTCGATCGTGGTCGCAGAAATTGCGCCTCCATCAAGTTTGAATTTCCATTTAATGTTTACTCGTGATTCAGAAAACACCGGGTTATTTATACACGAACATTTTCTTCTTAAAAGCCTTCtctttatacagttttttttctcctgttcGTCTAACGTTAACATGTAAAGCTCCCGTATTCCCGTCACTTCCTCTGAACTTCAGTAATTTGGCTAAAGGCGCCTCAGGCTCCCACTGCATGGGGCCACTTCTTAAAGACACAGGCTCAGATTTCACACTGTTACAACTACTTACTCTATTTACCATGGAGATGAGGAtcgtaaaaaaaaaggttgttatttttgtttcaataTGCTAGccatagtttttataaatataattgaattgaatgaatgcatgaatgaatgaagcatttatatagcatttataAGTATATATTAATTAATCCATTATTACTCTCTTTGGGACATGGAGATTggcttatattttaataaaaaaacatttttgaattattattttcccTGAAGTTTAATACAgttcatcattattattagcagtagtagtattagtattgttactgttattatattaattaattaatttattaataataataattgtggttgttgttgtcttatatttattaaaacacacacacacacacacacatacacaaaattcATCACATTCACAGACTTTTTCACAATAAGACACTATTAATTTCTGTACACCACGTGCTTATTTGAGATTTGAGTAAAGCATCTGTGCAAGGAAACAAAcattgtaaaaatgtcctccaAAATTTTGGACTCTTAAGTCACAACTACAAATATGAATATCATTGCACTACATTACACACAAATCAAACCAagtagttttatttaaaacaaacaaacaaacaaaaaatctccAGTACACTGTTCATGCAAAACAattctcaagaaattctcatgtCAGATTTGGGGGGCAGCAGGATGCCAGAAGGTGGCGGGTGACCCTCACTTCTAGCCTTCTGAACTTTAACCTTTTGATCTTCTTAAGAATTTTGTAGGCTCACATTAAACATACAACCCTGGTATGCAGTGCACTTTACATAACGTTTAATAGGACAGCTGCACACCATATAATTATTAACAATACTTGAGAAAAAATAAAGACTGTATAATGTCATCATATCACAGATAAAATAATGGGCATATATAGAAGCtttggtaaaactttatttaacagtaATGTTACACGTTATCcgtatttaaaatagtaataacagtaaattatgcataattatgcaCAACCTTATAAAACAGCAGGTCGTtataattaacacattaattaaTGCAACTAAAGTTTCTCTGCAGTTTTGCAGAAAGCCAGCATACCTCTCCAAATTTATCACATAACATCATGAAAGTTTAATTTGTGAAAAACATGGCCTGTCTTGTAAAGTGCTCCAGCTGAGCCTCTTCTGACCTGCTGTGACCGCAGCAGACTGACTGTGAGGTTTATGGAGATCAACCTCATGAAATTCATTTGTTACCAGACTCTCTGGAGTCATTTTAAATGAGCAGAGCCCCTTACTGCGGCAAGGGGATTCAGACAAGTGCTCTGAAACTAAAGGCATGAATCACTGACTAAAGAATGTAGTTCTTAGAAGGTTATCCATTAGAAATGCTGTCTATTCTTAAAACAGAAGTTccaatattatattttcataatagcTCTTGCATAAACAAAGGAAtgcaatataaatactgtatttgaCTCTAAAGGTTAAATTACGTAAGGATGATTTTCATAAATAGATTGGAGAATGTTATAAaagaataatgttataaaataataaatataatattattgtatagGTCTTgtcaaatgttttcatgtttgttGAAATATATTGAAAACTATACAATTAATCACAATTTCTGTATGCTAAATTTTCTGTATGCTGCCTTTtccatttttgtttgaaaaatatcacattaaacacatatgtggtgttagttttttttttaactactatAGTATttcatatgaattttttttttttttttgtcaaatcagTGTCCATAAACAACAGGTTCCCAGTctaaatgtttgatatttgtgTAGCCAAATCCTTTCATGGCTTCCAAATATGACCCATAcgttaatgtaaatataatatatactactGTATATCCCTGAACTGTTATTTTGCACATTAAATCAGAAAACGAATGAaggaaacaaaatgaataaaaaaagaaaccgaCCTAATGTCAGACGGATGGAGACAGAAAATGTGTTATTTGTCATGGCAGTCCAGTCCTACAGTATATTTATGTCTTAATTTATGTTTGGATTTGATTTTTCTGATGATTTTCTAATTGACTATTTCTTCCACCCAAATAAGAGAATGGTGTGTTCGCACATATTTTCACATGtcttacatatttacatttcctTTATGTTATTCTTCATGAATACAGTatgtaagaaaagtgtttaatTACACAACATTTAAGTATTAAATCCGTAATCCTGTAAATGACAGCTGTTTATTAACTGTCACATGCAGATGCAGTGAAGACAGAAAGCAACAGACGTGTCACTTGCACCTGcagccctcaaaaaaaaaaaaaaaaaaaaaaaaaaaacacgtgtcTTAGACATATCCCCTTACCGAATACCTTTCTTGAAACAtgcctcaatttttttttcagggattAATATCATGCTCATGCAGACATGTATATAACTTTCACTTTACATAGCTTTTCTCTTGGATTTTTACATTCCTGTTCAAAATATACACACAACACCAATTCTGACACTTTTCAAGTTGAATgtacattttattgatttttgttcatttataagGTTTTCTGTTGGAGTACATTTTATT
The sequence above is drawn from the Carassius auratus strain Wakin chromosome 5, ASM336829v1, whole genome shotgun sequence genome and encodes:
- the oafb gene encoding out at first protein homolog yields the protein MNSRATLQASVQTAFVAFALLLSVSVCSRLTVLVRLNDGQITEELLEADSEKDIITVEFKQTDGTLITFLSDFKRHVKIFRALVLGEPEKGQSQYQALCFISHLDNGELIPSEAMARLRQKNPHVVRSAEERRGVEEFTMNAVLNMSRSWHLSTHIHNVCRDARDLVYTRQQDVKYWLDKGVEGSIFEVFPQSLNVTGLESCSSTTDPWQPCACSYRLNLEWFPCQLKYCRGQGPNPYKCGIKSCSKSYRFDFYTPHKQLCLWDEDT